A segment of the Granulicella aggregans genome:
TGCCGTGGCTTTCTGCGCTACTGCTATGAGGCGCAGTGGATACCCCGGATACCTTCCCTGCCGAAGATCACCGTAGACGAAGCACCGACGATGCCCCTTGACGCGGACGAATACACCCGATTGCTTAAGGCCGCGGATAAGTTTGAGGGACCGCCGCCGACCTCTCACGTCCGTGCGTTGGTGCAACTTATGCGTTGGAGTGGTCTCGCTATCCGTGACTCCTTGACGTTGCGCTCCAACCGGATCATTCACCTGGGGACACGCTACCGCGTGGTCACAGTTCGCCAGAAGACGGGGACTGACGTCAGCGTCGTCCTCCCGCCAGATGTCGCACGAGAGATTCTTGCCGTGGCCGGAACGAAATATCTCTTTTGGGACGGTAAGAGCGACATCGTCAAGAGTTGGACGAAGTACGTGATCGCTCCACTCTTCAAGGTTGCGAAGATCGAACGTGGAGGCAACATGATGAGCCATCGCCTACGCGACACGTTCGCGGTGGATCTGCTGGAGAAGGGCATACCCATGGAGGACGTGAGCAAATTGCTGGGGCATGGCTCTATCAAAACTACCGAGCGCTCTTACGCCAAGTGGGTTAAAGGAAGGCAGGATAGGCTAGACAGCCTTCTGGAAGGTACGTGGGCAGCACCGACCAAATAGAGCGCAGATGAGAACGGGCAACAACTGCAAATTGACGCACCAGCTTGATGTGCTAGCGCCGCAAGGCATAGGGGTTCAAGTCCCCTCCTCCGCACCAATCTGAAAGTAAAGGACTTACGAGATGGCCAGCCCGAAACGGCTGGCCATCTTTTTCGCCACTGTAGTGGTTTTTGTAGTGGTTGTAACCAACTTTCGTTTTTGGCAGGGGCTAACCGAGCGGTTTCGCCGGTTGCCCGCCGTACAAATGGACGATGTAGGCTACACAGGGAGACACGATGATGCGCCCCACCCCGCAGAGCATTCCAATCAGCGCGTTGCACCAAGAGGCCGGCGCCCAAGATCTCGTCCGTTCGGAAAAGATGAGGCCGTATCTGGAGCTGCTCAAGGCCCATATCGGAGGGCAGGACACAGCGCCATACCTGGCCACATTAGCCGCACTGCCACTCGAAGAAAGATACGTTTGGCGGGTCATCTCCGCCTTGAAGTGGGCGTTCTGCGATCTCGAAACCGAAAACGTACTCGCCGATCTCGAAACCCTCTCCGAAGACGACCTCAAGTTGATTGCCGAGCCGATCGCCATGCGGGCAATCCAGTTCTCTTTGTTTGCTAAGGCCCTGCTCGGACAGGAAGCCGCCGAGCAAATCATGTTGCGGGCCACAAGGATTCTCAAACAATCTGACAACGGATGACCGCGCAGCTACCGGACAAGATCACTTCCGAAAGAGCGTTTATCTTGAGTTATTCGATGGAGCTTGTCGTCGCCGCTCGGGAAAGCCTCACAAGATCACGTACGTCGATTCCGATACCGTGACCGACGATTTCAGCGATGAGAGCATGTTGCGTGATTTACAGCTCTGCTGACGCAAAGACCCTAGCCGCTTCATACTTGTCGATCATCCAATCCTGCCCGGATTATCATCTACAGCATGGCCACAACAGGACGAAATGACCCGTGCCATTGCGCCTCGGGCAAGAAATACAAGCATTGTTGCTTTCAACTCGAAGAGAGTAGGCCGAAGCTCGTCGACACTCTCAAGGTCGCAGACAGCCTACGGGATCGAAACCATGCTCTCCTCATTGCGCTGAACGAGATTTTCAGGCTTGATCAGCCGTGGGAAAAAGTGAAAAGCGGTATGACGGATGCCCGTATCAAAGAATTCTTCGATTTCGCTGCGGCTCTGTGGCCGACCGATACAAATCTTGCCGCATTGTTGCCGACGCCAGATAGCAGCCTCCGTGCGCTCTACCTTGGCGAGTACGACCCCGAAGCAATGGTGGAGAATGTCTTTCGCTTTAGTCTGTATGCCGATGAAATCATCCTCATCAATCCCTTCGACAACCCCAACTGCCTCGCGGACAAATATAACCCGGTTGTTCATCCAGAAGAGTGGAGGATGCAGACGTTGCGCATCGTCTACCACCTTCGCATGCTCGCGCCTTGGATTGCTGCCGGCCTCGTAACGCTCATACCTGATCCAGGAGATTTCGACTACGCACTGCGCACGAAGACTTGGGCAATGGGCACCGAACGGATAAAGAAGAACCCAGTTACGCGCGAAGATGTCGAGATTTCATCGGCAAAAAACCGCGCCATGGACTATTTCCTCATGGCACCTCCGGAGTACCTCGCGGCAAAAATCCGTGAATCAGATCCGACTGCGACCGCGGAGATGGTCGAAAAAGTTCTCGAATATGTCGCCTTTCGAAAGAAAAACGATCCTCTTCTCCTCGACCAAAACCTCGATCAAATGCCTGGTCAGCTCCAGGTGTACAAAACCGGCACAGGCTTAGAATTGGGACTTTACCTGTGCCAGACGATGGGAGCGTTTCCCTACACGAACATCCCTTTTAGGTGGCGCGAGATCATGACGGCGGGCGATCAACTCAGCCCGGACGCGCAGGTATGGAGCCCACTTACAAAAGCGTTTGGCAACTTGGACTTCAAATTTCTCGACAATGTCGATCCAAACTTCGCAGTGACAATGCGGAAGGAAGGACGTCTGGAGAGCTTCAGGAGCTACACCCGTAAACTCTGGAAGACGGTCGGCGGCGAACTCGATCTGAATAAGGCCGACTCCTTGGCGCGGGATTTTCGGGACGAGCTGACAGATGAATACGCAAAAGCCCAAGCTGATTGGGCTGCTATCGACCGCGACCTCCTGAAATGGGGCGTGCCAGCAATCGCGGGAGCGGCGCAGGCAGCCGTGAGTATGGCGACGGGACATTACAATCTCGCACTTCCCGGCGGGGGATTTGCCGTCAAGGGCGTCAGTGAGCTGATTCAATCGCATTTGAAGAGGAAAGAGTTTCGTAAGAAGACGCCGCTCTCGGTTTTCATCGATCTTGAAAAGAAGAGGTAGATGTCATGGCTCGGAAGCCGGTCATGAAGTTTTGGCTCAATTGGGGACAGGCTTTGAGAACTTGGCGTTCCTCTGGATTTGAAACTCCTCATAAGTCGGCTTCTCGGAAGTAATCGGATCTCAACGACGGACGTGACGATTTTGCGTCAATTCAGAATTCGGCTTCTCGTCACCGATCCATTGCTGGCAAGAGGCGCGTTACGGAGACTAAGCCTCAAAGCCGGCTGATTTAGGAGACTCAGGCCGGAAAGTAGCACGACCATGTGATGTGGACGAACTCGCTGAAATCCTTTGCGCTGTTTTCATCATGGGGACGACCGAACCTGTGTCCCGTCAACTCCACAGCGGCGATTCGCTCGATGGGGTAGGTACGGTTGCCGTGTGAGTACCATGGCCCTGGGTCGCTAGCCCAATAAAACCCCTTCACGACTTCCTGCTCTGCGCTGTCGTAGCCAAGCGTGTACCCCTCCAGGGTCTCGGTGCGCAGCTGTCCTTCATTATCAGTGAACTCAACGCGCATGAACTGCCGGGTGCGTATTCCTGAAAGGATCGACTCTCTAACCGTCATTATCCCAACCTCAATTTAGAATTTCCGGCTCCCGGCCCGAATACCCCATTCTACTATGATGCCAAGATTAGTCCTGTGAAGTCGGCTCGTGGGAAGTCATGCCTACCTGTAGACCCTCGGCAATCAGTGACCTAAGCCGCCTCTAGCGCCTATAGTCTCGACATAATAAGATAAAAAGCGTACACCAGGAAAAGCTAATTTCCGTGCAGCGGGAAAAGCTAAGGGAGCAACATGGCCACACCCTCCGAGAAACTAGCGCAGTCCTTGGAGGCTCTTGCCAAGCTCCAGAAGTCAGACGGTGGCGCAGCCATTCGTGCAAGGGATCTGTCTCGCACACACAGGGAGCGGCTGCTCGCTCAAGGCTTTCTCCAACCGGTTCTAAAGGGCTGGCTCATCCCGAGCCGCCCGGACGATGCAACGGGTGAGAGCACGGCCTGGTACGCCTCCTACTGGCAGTTCTGCGCGGTCTACCTCAGAGAGCGTTTCGGAACGCAATGGTGCCTCTCCCCGGAACAATCCCTGTCGCTCCATGCCGGCAGTTGGACAGTGCCTCGCCAACTGATGGTGAGGGCGCCCAAAGCCCGGAATGCCGTCACCAAGCTCCCGTATGGCACTTCCCTCCTCGATCTTCGCTCTTCCCTGCCCGTAGCCGCTGATCGGCAGGTTGTGGACGGCCTGCAGGTCTTCTCGCCGGAGTCCGCCCTCGTCGAATGCTCTCCCAATTTCTTCTCCCACAACTCGACTGACGTTCGCGCTGTTCTATTGATGATCCGCGATGCCTCCGGGCTTCTGGCCCGACTGCTGGCAGGAGGACACACCATCATTGCGGGGCGTCTGGCCGGAGCCTTTCGCAACATCGGGCGCGATCGCATCGCGGATGACATTGTGAAGACGATGACTGCTGCCGGTTATGCAGTTCGGGAAGCCGACCCATTCACCGATAGGCCGAATCTCGTTCTCCGCACCCGTGAAACATCCCCGTATGTAAACCGAATACGGCTGCTTTGGCAAAAGATGCGAGAGCCGATTATTGAGCGGTTCCCAAAAGCGCCGGGGACGCCGCGCAATATCGCGGCCTACTTGAAGCGCGTGAACGAAACCTATGTCACCGACGCTTACCACTCGCTGTCCATCGAAGGATACCGCGTCACGGCAGACTTGATTGAGCGAGTCCGCGCTGGCTCATGGAATCCTGAGACGAATGAAGGCGACCGGGAGCAGCGAAACGCGATGGCAGCGCGTGGCTACTGGTTGGCGTTCCAGTCCGTGCGGGACGGCGTTGGGCGAGTTCTGCGTGGCGACAATCCGGGGCAGGTTGCGGATGAAGAGCACGGTGACTGGTATCGGGAACTTTTCGCGCCCAGCGTTGCATCTGGCATCTTGAAACCCATGGACCTTGCCGGGTATCGCAACAGCCAAGTCTACATTCGGAAGTCCATGCACGTCCCACTCAACCGCGATGCGGTGCGGGACGCGATGCCAGCGTTCTTCGATCTCCTCCGCGAAGAAGCGCACCCGGCGGTGCGCGTCGTGCTGGGGCATTTTCTCTTCGTCTACATTCATCCGTACATGGACGGAAACGGACGCGTCGGTCGTTTCATGATGAACGTGATGCTGGCATCTGGTGGATACCCTTGGACGGTGATACCAGTTGGGGATCGCAACGCATACATGAGCGCCCTGGAACGTGCGAGTGTCGGTGAAGACATTATTCCCTTCGCCGACTTCATTGCGGGCCTCGTGCGCAAGGGGCTCGCGGGAGAGCCCTTGCCGGCTGTGCCGAAGTCTTCCTGATGGCTGACCCCGCGCAACCGGACGGTCGCTCTGTCACTATAGTTCCATTATTGAATCATACTGACATACTCAGATCGCTCAGTGAGCGACTCGGCGATTTTGTATCATTCCAGATATGCTCAGGGAAACTACAAGCACTCCAAACACGTCCGCCCACCAACGACCATGGGAGCGGGCTCAAGTAAGCTGAACCACACGCGCGTCGCCGAAACCCCTGTGCCTGATTCCGTAGCTTGCTGTGATACTCGAATCTGGAGAGGAAGGTTAGCGGACGCCTTCGGACGGCGGGGAGAGGTCTTTTTCAACTACAAGATCGGTATGCACGCCAGCATATGGCAAATGCGTCGCTTGCCTAGACAGCCATCATTGGGGGAACCCATTTAAGCCAAACTGATTGAGCAGCGCGATAAACTCCGAATTTTGATGCAATGGCTTGTAGGCCGGATTCGCGGCGATCTGTAGCGCTTCCGTGGAGTGGCTTTCGAGCAGGCCTTTCAGCTCGGTCATCGTGTCCTTCCAGTCGCCAGCGTAGGCGTGCCACTCTGCGGGGACGAAGTCGTACTCCTCGTAGCTTATGCCTTTGCGTGTCGCGATGGCATGCAGCCGGACACGAGCGTACGCCACCACCCCGCCGCGATGGAACGCCTCCGCGCCTTCTTCTTCCAGGTTTGCGCGCTCGGGATTGTTGCCCAGCAGCGCGGCGCGGTGCCACTCTTCGATCGCCGCGGCGTACCTTCCCGAGGCCCAGAGGTTGTAGGCGTTCTGTTCGTGTGCAAGTGGCCAATCGGGCATCTTGCGTAGCAGAATCTCAGCCGCGCGGTCTGCGCGGTCGAACTGCCGTGCAGTGTCCGCAATGTAGATCTCGGTCATATACGGCGGTGCCCAGTCCGGATCGGCAGCGTGCGCCTGGTCGATTTGCTGCAGGGCAAGGTCGTATTTGCCTTCGGTGCAATCCAGAATCGAGAGCCACTGGTGGTTGGCCGCGTGAAAGGGGTCGAGTTCGGTTGCCTGGAGCAGTTGTTCGTCCGCTTCACGGAAGTTCCAGTCCTTGTTCAAGGCGACTTCGCCAAGCATGGCGTGGGCCTCGGAGAGCGAACGGTCAAGCGCCACAGCCTGTGTCGCGTAGCTGCGGGACTTTTCCAGATTGTCATTCCGATCCGCCGCGCCATGCTGGGAGAGGACGAAATAGGCGCTGGATAGGCCTGCATCGGCTTGTGCGTAGTTCGGTTCCATCCGCAGCGCATCCTTGAAGTTCTGGATCGCCAGTTGGATATCGCCGTCGGTCCATCGCGCCAGGTAGGACCTGCCTCGCAGATAGGCCTCATAGGCTTTGGGCGAGACCGGTTTCGCCAGTGTCAGCGCGTCCGCCCGTTGCGGCGTGTTCAGCCGCTGGAAGATGTCGCGGTCGATGCGATCACGCACAGAGGCGAGCTGGTCCTTTGAGCATACGTACTGGAGCGAGAACAGGTGTACGCCGTCGCTGCTGCGCACCAGCTCCAGATGCAGCTGGACCTGATCTCCGGCGAGCGTGAACCTGCCGAAGAGGATGGTGGAGATGTTGAGTCGCTGGGCGCGGGCCTGAATCTGGGATTCATCGGCCATAGCGGGTGGGGCGAGGTCGTCGAAGGAGTGGGCCGCGCGGATCTCGATGGCGGGGATCTGCGAGAGGGAGTCGGCGAGGTCGAAGCGGAAGCTCTCCGCAAGATAGCCCGCGCCGTCTCCCGAGACCGCGAAGGGAACGATGCCGAGCGACATGGGCCGCGCCGCGATCGATCGTTGCGAGTAGTACTGTCGGACGCCAAGCACGGCGGCGAGAACGGC
Coding sequences within it:
- a CDS encoding YecA family protein, producing the protein MATTGRNDPCHCASGKKYKHCCFQLEESRPKLVDTLKVADSLRDRNHALLIALNEIFRLDQPWEKVKSGMTDARIKEFFDFAAALWPTDTNLAALLPTPDSSLRALYLGEYDPEAMVENVFRFSLYADEIILINPFDNPNCLADKYNPVVHPEEWRMQTLRIVYHLRMLAPWIAAGLVTLIPDPGDFDYALRTKTWAMGTERIKKNPVTREDVEISSAKNRAMDYFLMAPPEYLAAKIRESDPTATAEMVEKVLEYVAFRKKNDPLLLDQNLDQMPGQLQVYKTGTGLELGLYLCQTMGAFPYTNIPFRWREIMTAGDQLSPDAQVWSPLTKAFGNLDFKFLDNVDPNFAVTMRKEGRLESFRSYTRKLWKTVGGELDLNKADSLARDFRDELTDEYAKAQADWAAIDRDLLKWGVPAIAGAAQAAVSMATGHYNLALPGGGFAVKGVSELIQSHLKRKEFRKKTPLSVFIDLEKKR
- a CDS encoding winged helix-turn-helix domain-containing protein, whose amino-acid sequence is MKGKSGSVFAFSIFVFDCRTGELRRNGRPLRIPDQAARLLTILIESGGDMVAREDLRRQLWPAGEVVDFDHSINRAVCKLRAVLRDRSAKSANYIETIPKRGYRFKAEFHPLPAPNSPSIQQAVAPEPERSTSGLHPVLSLDTVPPQAATEQPLSASSAIELPWKTPAAVPMPSKWSFFRRYRWPALALSAVAVLAAVLGVRQYYSQRSIAARPMSLGIVPFAVSGDGAGYLAESFRFDLADSLSQIPAIEIRAAHSFDDLAPPAMADESQIQARAQRLNISTILFGRFTLAGDQVQLHLELVRSSDGVHLFSLQYVCSKDQLASVRDRIDRDIFQRLNTPQRADALTLAKPVSPKAYEAYLRGRSYLARWTDGDIQLAIQNFKDALRMEPNYAQADAGLSSAYFVLSQHGAADRNDNLEKSRSYATQAVALDRSLSEAHAMLGEVALNKDWNFREADEQLLQATELDPFHAANHQWLSILDCTEGKYDLALQQIDQAHAADPDWAPPYMTEIYIADTARQFDRADRAAEILLRKMPDWPLAHEQNAYNLWASGRYAAAIEEWHRAALLGNNPERANLEEEGAEAFHRGGVVAYARVRLHAIATRKGISYEEYDFVPAEWHAYAGDWKDTMTELKGLLESHSTEALQIAANPAYKPLHQNSEFIALLNQFGLNGFPQ
- a CDS encoding tyrosine-type recombinase/integrase, yielding MPETSGTKDIRAAVKVFLDDKRVQGITADVVAKYERELGRLASFCEGQGIYTVQGLTRELLTGFATTWESSYPSSQTRSVVRTRCRGFLRYCYEAQWIPRIPSLPKITVDEAPTMPLDADEYTRLLKAADKFEGPPPTSHVRALVQLMRWSGLAIRDSLTLRSNRIIHLGTRYRVVTVRQKTGTDVSVVLPPDVAREILAVAGTKYLFWDGKSDIVKSWTKYVIAPLFKVAKIERGGNMMSHRLRDTFAVDLLEKGIPMEDVSKLLGHGSIKTTERSYAKWVKGRQDRLDSLLEGTWAAPTK
- a CDS encoding Fic family protein, which gives rise to MATPSEKLAQSLEALAKLQKSDGGAAIRARDLSRTHRERLLAQGFLQPVLKGWLIPSRPDDATGESTAWYASYWQFCAVYLRERFGTQWCLSPEQSLSLHAGSWTVPRQLMVRAPKARNAVTKLPYGTSLLDLRSSLPVAADRQVVDGLQVFSPESALVECSPNFFSHNSTDVRAVLLMIRDASGLLARLLAGGHTIIAGRLAGAFRNIGRDRIADDIVKTMTAAGYAVREADPFTDRPNLVLRTRETSPYVNRIRLLWQKMREPIIERFPKAPGTPRNIAAYLKRVNETYVTDAYHSLSIEGYRVTADLIERVRAGSWNPETNEGDREQRNAMAARGYWLAFQSVRDGVGRVLRGDNPGQVADEEHGDWYRELFAPSVASGILKPMDLAGYRNSQVYIRKSMHVPLNRDAVRDAMPAFFDLLREEAHPAVRVVLGHFLFVYIHPYMDGNGRVGRFMMNVMLASGGYPWTVIPVGDRNAYMSALERASVGEDIIPFADFIAGLVRKGLAGEPLPAVPKSS